A portion of the Luxibacter massiliensis genome contains these proteins:
- a CDS encoding ABC transporter ATP-binding protein: MHPPVIEFSNFSFRYHDAGRESLSKINLSVQKGEFILLTGHSGCGKTTLTRCINGLIPDFFEGDLSGSCRICNMNIKEHETGDFSSLVGSVFQDPRSQFFTLHVKTEIPFPSENLETPLEKMQTQYKKSVDALEIQDLLGKNIFDLSSGEKQKVAIASIYMVGVGIYVLDEPSANLDSVGTEQLRKVLKSLKEQGNTILISEHKLYYLKGLTDRVAIMKDGKIACEIDGQDFDNRPMEWFTVQGLRKADLTQILPTSHSSDVKQETYSIKIEKLSFGYSGKPLLWHDVSFSAYGGEIVGIIGKNGAGKSTLIRTLMGLEKPKTGKILINGSYAGKQQRRKKSFYVMQDVDYQLFAPNVLEEMLMGTKKTKPDKDRAIHILERFGLSEYLKRHPTMLSGGQKQRLSIALAKMHCLPFLYLDEPTSGLDAKNMKIVQEEIKKLADRGTCVFVITHDYELAANLFTSLLLLQEDCTIRYISPDEYRPENLAQYFQISF, from the coding sequence ATGCATCCACCTGTTATAGAGTTTTCAAACTTTAGTTTTCGCTATCACGACGCTGGCCGTGAAAGTTTGTCAAAAATCAATCTTTCCGTTCAAAAAGGCGAGTTTATTCTTTTGACGGGACACAGCGGTTGTGGAAAAACTACTTTAACCCGATGTATCAATGGCTTAATACCAGATTTTTTTGAAGGAGATTTGTCTGGGAGCTGCCGTATTTGCAATATGAATATAAAAGAGCATGAAACCGGAGATTTTTCATCGTTGGTTGGTTCTGTATTTCAAGACCCGCGCTCTCAGTTTTTTACGCTCCATGTAAAGACAGAGATTCCTTTCCCAAGTGAAAATCTGGAAACTCCTTTGGAAAAAATGCAGACACAATATAAAAAATCAGTGGACGCGCTAGAAATTCAGGATTTATTAGGAAAAAACATTTTTGATTTATCCAGCGGTGAAAAGCAGAAAGTAGCAATCGCTTCTATCTATATGGTTGGTGTAGGCATTTATGTTTTAGATGAGCCGTCTGCCAATCTTGATTCCGTTGGTACAGAGCAGCTTCGGAAAGTATTAAAATCACTAAAAGAACAAGGCAATACGATTCTTATATCTGAACATAAACTCTACTATTTAAAAGGTTTGACAGATCGTGTTGCCATAATGAAAGACGGAAAAATTGCTTGTGAGATAGACGGACAGGACTTTGATAATCGTCCTATGGAATGGTTTACAGTGCAAGGCCTGCGTAAAGCGGATTTAACTCAAATTTTGCCAACATCTCATTCCAGTGATGTAAAGCAGGAAACATATTCTATAAAAATAGAAAAGCTCTCTTTTGGCTATTCTGGAAAACCATTATTGTGGCATGATGTATCATTTTCTGCCTATGGCGGTGAAATTGTAGGGATTATTGGAAAAAATGGTGCTGGAAAAAGCACATTGATCCGGACGCTCATGGGCCTTGAAAAACCTAAAACGGGGAAAATTTTAATCAACGGCAGCTATGCTGGCAAACAGCAAAGGCGGAAAAAATCTTTCTATGTCATGCAAGATGTTGATTATCAACTGTTTGCGCCTAATGTGCTGGAAGAAATGCTGATGGGAACAAAAAAGACCAAACCGGATAAAGATCGGGCAATTCACATATTAGAACGATTTGGCCTCAGTGAATATCTGAAAAGACACCCGACAATGTTATCTGGCGGACAGAAGCAGCGGCTTTCCATTGCACTTGCCAAAATGCACTGCCTTCCATTCCTTTATTTAGATGAGCCTACCAGTGGCCTTGACGCAAAGAATATGAAGATTGTTCAAGAAGAAATTAAAAAGTTGGCAGATCGTGGAACCTGTGTATTTGTGATTACCCATGATTATGAATTGGCCGCCAATCTTTTTACTTCACTCTTACTTTTACAGGAGGACTGTACGATACGATACATTTCTCCTGATGAGTATAGGCCGGAAAATCTGGCACAATATTTTCAAATCTCATTTTAA
- a CDS encoding MptD family putative ECF transporter S component, with product MSNQTKESRKLKDLIRIGVFTALWIAVGWVIACTIGFFPPVLVVLPCILAVAGGLIYVVMLSKLNIRGGIFIPSFIFGLCLFTMVPYGMLFICTSVGGLLGELIYDTAGKNSNKAKIIGISMPMIGLALGEYIPLCYMEEAFKKLYEGSFTSDIGMKVIELLSTQLAIVLTAVTVVCAILGCLWGNKIVKKRLSNAE from the coding sequence ATGAGTAATCAAACAAAAGAAAGCAGAAAATTGAAAGACTTAATTCGTATCGGTGTGTTTACAGCCTTGTGGATAGCAGTAGGATGGGTTATTGCGTGTACGATAGGTTTTTTTCCGCCAGTTCTGGTTGTATTACCCTGCATACTTGCAGTTGCCGGAGGACTTATCTATGTCGTGATGCTTTCTAAATTGAATATCCGGGGTGGAATTTTTATTCCGTCCTTTATCTTTGGTCTCTGCTTATTTACAATGGTACCTTATGGAATGTTGTTTATTTGTACTTCTGTCGGCGGTCTGCTTGGGGAACTCATTTATGATACAGCTGGAAAGAACAGCAATAAAGCGAAGATAATCGGTATTTCCATGCCAATGATAGGTCTGGCATTAGGAGAATATATACCGCTCTGTTACATGGAAGAAGCATTCAAGAAACTTTATGAAGGTAGCTTTACAAGCGATATTGGAATGAAAGTTATTGAACTCCTCAGTACACAGCTTGCGATTGTACTGACTGCTGTTACTGTGGTGTGTGCGATACTTGGCTGCTTATGGGGAAATAAGATTGTAAAAAAGCGTCTTTCGAATGCAGAATAA
- a CDS encoding ABC transporter ATP-binding protein, translating to MGKEKKQKNGIPGLLEMAGQKKTLMIVGASLSTIAALFQLAPYLAVYKVMTELLRNAADISQVDTSYMTFWALFGTVGLVICYVFMYIGGMIGHIAAYRTLYGIRVKLSQHISGLPLGWFSRNSIGKVKQITEQDVEQIEIFIAHQFPDMVSTVAVIVFMVAVMFSLNVWLALACIIPIIVGFVVQFSFMFGAKAKEGLKEYYDAMENINTSSVQYVRGMPSIKIFGQTVRSFRKFYDDIVAYRDMTTKYADNYEPCYVLFRVFVLSLSAFIIPVGMLFLTGNPQNMAFAMTLLFVLVFAPGIATPVFKFNNFGSSFNNINEGVRRVNEVLSTNEVKEPEISKKPNGYTIEFHNVSFSYEDGPKVLDHVSFTADQGAITALVGPSGSGKSTIAQLIPRFWDVKEGRVTIGGVDIRDMKTEALMNTMSFVFQDCFLFSDTLYNNIAVGRPGATKEEVYAAARAAQCHEFIEKLPQGYDTLIGEGGVYLSGGEEQRVSVARAILKNAPILILDEATAYADPENEYQMQLALQELIKNKTVLIIAHRLMTIRNANKIMVINRGIIEEAGTHEQLLKNKKTYYKMWVAYTASSDWELKKGTDKEAAQV from the coding sequence ATGGGCAAAGAGAAAAAACAAAAAAACGGTATTCCTGGGTTATTAGAAATGGCCGGTCAGAAAAAAACCTTGATGATCGTTGGTGCTTCGCTTTCAACGATTGCGGCGCTGTTCCAATTAGCTCCGTATCTGGCTGTCTATAAAGTCATGACGGAACTTCTGCGCAATGCTGCAGATATTAGCCAAGTGGACACTTCTTATATGACCTTTTGGGCCTTATTCGGAACCGTCGGGTTGGTGATCTGCTATGTATTTATGTATATAGGTGGTATGATCGGCCATATAGCGGCCTACCGTACCCTTTATGGAATCCGTGTAAAGCTGTCCCAGCATATCAGTGGATTGCCCTTGGGGTGGTTCAGCCGCAATTCTATCGGTAAGGTAAAGCAGATTACTGAGCAGGACGTTGAACAGATTGAGATTTTTATTGCTCACCAGTTTCCAGATATGGTTAGTACCGTTGCCGTGATTGTATTTATGGTTGCCGTTATGTTCAGCCTGAATGTCTGGCTTGCTCTTGCCTGTATTATTCCAATTATCGTAGGTTTTGTTGTGCAGTTCTCCTTTATGTTTGGAGCAAAAGCCAAAGAGGGTTTGAAAGAATACTACGACGCAATGGAGAATATCAATACATCTTCTGTGCAGTATGTGAGAGGTATGCCCTCTATCAAAATTTTCGGACAGACTGTACGCTCTTTCCGAAAGTTCTATGATGACATTGTCGCCTACCGCGATATGACTACAAAATATGCAGACAATTACGAACCTTGTTATGTATTGTTCCGCGTATTTGTACTTTCGCTCTCCGCATTTATTATCCCTGTAGGTATGCTGTTCCTTACAGGAAATCCGCAGAATATGGCATTTGCTATGACACTGCTGTTTGTCCTGGTTTTTGCACCGGGAATTGCTACGCCTGTATTTAAGTTTAACAACTTTGGTTCCAGCTTCAACAATATCAATGAAGGCGTGCGGCGCGTGAACGAAGTGTTAAGCACAAATGAGGTAAAAGAACCGGAAATCAGTAAAAAACCCAATGGATATACGATTGAGTTTCACAATGTATCTTTTTCCTATGAGGACGGGCCAAAGGTCTTAGATCATGTGAGTTTTACTGCCGATCAGGGAGCAATAACGGCTCTTGTGGGACCCTCCGGGTCTGGAAAATCAACCATTGCACAGCTTATTCCCCGATTTTGGGACGTAAAGGAAGGCCGCGTAACGATTGGCGGCGTAGATATCCGGGACATGAAAACGGAAGCTTTGATGAATACCATGTCTTTCGTGTTTCAAGACTGCTTTCTATTTTCCGATACGCTCTATAATAACATTGCTGTGGGAAGACCCGGCGCAACAAAAGAAGAAGTCTATGCAGCGGCCAGGGCAGCACAATGTCATGAATTTATTGAAAAACTGCCCCAAGGTTACGATACCTTAATTGGGGAGGGAGGAGTATATTTATCGGGAGGCGAAGAACAGCGGGTTTCCGTAGCAAGAGCAATCTTAAAAAATGCTCCAATCCTGATTCTTGATGAGGCAACCGCCTATGCCGACCCAGAGAATGAGTATCAAATGCAGTTGGCGCTACAAGAATTGATTAAAAACAAGACTGTGTTGATTATCGCCCACCGCCTGATGACTATTCGGAACGCTAATAAGATTATGGTTATCAATCGCGGGATCATCGAAGAAGCAGGAACCCATGAGCAGCTTCTAAAAAATAAAAAAACCTACTATAAGATGTGGGTAGCCTATACAGCTTCGTCCGATTGGGAGCTGAAAAAAGGGACGGATAAGGAGGCGGCACAAGTATGA
- a CDS encoding ABC transporter ATP-binding protein translates to MKKTNPVYQVTAGNPKKLKKPVIWTVVTNVNLFSFMFLALFVITIYSFFAGDTGSLDIKTLWLSWGGILVTSIVVYILERKATHATFHDGYAASADGRIRLAEHIRKLPLGFLMSKDSGELGNTMMNDFSQIEEGVTHILPQLISGIIVAFLALFGMAFADWRMALAMFAGLPVTFLILWGVRVIDRKRGAAHTRARIEQTNRLQEYLTGMKVMKAYNLRGANFKKLECAFHNFMKESIKLEGVSGPFYLIAVAFLQIGLSMITMAGTYLLIGGTLELPMLIIFLLVGSRVFDPLVSAITQLPVFTYQAAGGKRIVDLLEEPTMQGDGEVPEDHNVIFENVTFGYKVNCSERAREGSLGCGKDVVLHNVNASFPKGTMTAIVGPSGSGKSTMLRLIARFYDPQSGVVRFGGVDEKTVDPEKLMSKISVVFQDVYLFQDTIGNNIRYGKENATQGEIEAAAKLAHCHDFIMALPNGYNTMVGEGGSTLSGGEKQRISIARAILKDAPVLLLDEATSSLDPENEVEVQQAIEELVKDRTVVMIAHKLKTIAGADQIIVLNQGQVKEVGTHEELMKKQGLYHHLWNIQQTTAGWQIN, encoded by the coding sequence ATGAAAAAGACAAATCCTGTTTATCAGGTAACGGCTGGGAATCCTAAGAAACTGAAAAAGCCAGTTATCTGGACGGTTGTTACCAATGTAAATCTGTTTTCTTTTATGTTTCTGGCATTGTTTGTCATTACGATATATTCGTTCTTTGCTGGTGACACTGGTTCTCTGGATATTAAAACCCTATGGCTGTCTTGGGGCGGTATTTTGGTAACTTCCATTGTAGTCTATATTTTGGAGCGCAAAGCAACCCATGCAACTTTCCATGATGGTTATGCGGCCAGCGCAGACGGGCGAATCCGTCTTGCGGAGCATATCCGTAAACTGCCTCTGGGATTTCTTATGAGCAAGGATTCCGGTGAATTAGGAAATACCATGATGAACGATTTCAGCCAGATCGAGGAAGGTGTTACACACATTTTGCCGCAGCTTATCAGCGGTATCATTGTAGCGTTTCTGGCCCTGTTTGGAATGGCTTTTGCTGATTGGCGCATGGCGCTGGCAATGTTCGCAGGATTGCCTGTCACTTTCTTGATTCTTTGGGGTGTCCGTGTGATCGACCGCAAACGTGGCGCAGCACACACAAGAGCAAGAATTGAGCAGACAAACCGATTGCAGGAATATCTTACTGGAATGAAAGTTATGAAAGCGTATAACCTGCGGGGGGCAAATTTCAAAAAGCTGGAATGTGCTTTCCATAACTTTATGAAAGAAAGCATTAAGCTGGAAGGTGTATCTGGCCCGTTTTACTTGATAGCGGTTGCGTTCCTGCAAATCGGGCTTTCTATGATTACGATGGCCGGCACTTATCTGCTTATCGGCGGCACACTGGAATTGCCAATGCTGATTATCTTCCTTTTGGTTGGATCTCGTGTATTTGACCCATTAGTGAGCGCCATTACTCAGCTTCCCGTATTTACTTATCAGGCCGCTGGGGGAAAGCGTATTGTAGATTTACTGGAAGAACCCACTATGCAGGGCGATGGGGAAGTCCCGGAAGATCACAATGTTATCTTTGAGAATGTTACTTTTGGCTACAAGGTGAATTGCTCCGAAAGAGCAAGAGAGGGCAGCCTGGGCTGTGGGAAAGATGTGGTACTTCACAATGTCAACGCAAGTTTCCCGAAAGGAACCATGACAGCTATTGTTGGACCTTCCGGCAGTGGGAAAAGCACAATGCTTCGTTTGATTGCCAGATTCTATGACCCGCAGAGCGGCGTTGTCCGCTTTGGAGGAGTTGATGAAAAGACAGTTGACCCGGAGAAGCTAATGTCTAAAATATCCGTGGTCTTTCAAGATGTGTATTTGTTCCAGGATACCATTGGAAATAATATCCGCTATGGTAAGGAAAACGCTACACAGGGGGAGATTGAAGCAGCCGCGAAGCTGGCTCATTGCCATGATTTTATTATGGCTTTGCCAAACGGTTACAATACTATGGTTGGCGAGGGCGGTTCTACTTTATCGGGTGGGGAGAAACAGCGAATTTCTATTGCTCGTGCAATCCTTAAAGATGCACCTGTGCTGCTGCTTGACGAAGCAACATCTTCTCTTGATCCCGAAAACGAGGTGGAAGTGCAGCAGGCTATTGAGGAATTGGTAAAAGACCGCACCGTTGTGATGATTGCCCACAAATTAAAAACTATCGCCGGTGCCGATCAGATTATTGTACTGAATCAGGGTCAAGTAAAAGAAGTAGGGACTCATGAGGAACTAATGAAAAAACAAGGGTTATATCATCATTTGTGGAATATTCAGCAGACTACGGCTGGTTGGCAAATCAATTAA
- a CDS encoding LysR family transcriptional regulator, whose product MLLRQMKYFVSVVDCNSFTEAAEQNYISQSAISQQIQALEKDLGIPLIIRENRKFSLTPAGEYFYNHCKGILDEVEDLRRNTVQLGKDSELQLRIGYLRCYSGQELHEALAEFSQTYPEVSINIINGTHEELYDHLRFGTVDVVLTDQRRAFSDEYVNYQLLKCGCYAELSTRNRLSRQGYVTLKDLRSTPCILISSREQQNVEEDYYKNTLGFGGNFLFAENLEEGRLMVVGNRGFLPIESVGTLPPEGPAIHRLPIYRNGKQVLRNYCVFWRKEQTNYYIEEFTNILHRLLKPIE is encoded by the coding sequence TTGCTGCTAAGACAAATGAAATACTTTGTTTCCGTTGTAGACTGCAACAGCTTTACAGAGGCGGCGGAACAAAATTATATATCTCAATCAGCCATTTCACAGCAGATACAGGCATTGGAAAAAGATTTAGGCATACCTCTTATTATCCGGGAAAACCGCAAATTTTCCCTCACACCTGCCGGAGAATACTTTTACAATCACTGTAAAGGTATTTTAGACGAAGTGGAGGATTTGCGCAGGAATACTGTTCAGTTAGGAAAAGACTCTGAATTACAGCTTCGTATCGGGTATCTTAGATGTTACAGTGGTCAGGAGCTGCATGAGGCATTGGCAGAATTTTCCCAGACTTATCCAGAGGTGTCAATCAATATCATCAATGGAACCCATGAGGAATTATACGATCATCTTCGTTTTGGCACGGTGGATGTTGTCCTGACAGACCAGCGCCGCGCGTTTTCAGATGAGTATGTAAATTACCAGCTTCTTAAGTGTGGCTGCTATGCGGAACTTTCCACACGCAATAGGCTTAGCAGACAGGGATATGTGACACTGAAAGATTTAAGAAGCACACCTTGTATTTTGATTTCTTCCAGAGAACAACAAAATGTGGAGGAGGACTATTATAAGAATACGCTGGGCTTCGGAGGGAATTTTCTCTTTGCAGAGAATCTGGAGGAAGGCCGCCTGATGGTGGTTGGAAATCGGGGATTTCTTCCCATCGAGAGCGTTGGAACATTGCCGCCGGAGGGGCCTGCTATTCACAGACTCCCCATTTATCGAAATGGAAAACAGGTTCTTCGCAACTATTGCGTTTTCTGGCGTAAGGAACAGACCAATTATTACATAGAAGAATTTACAAATATTCTTCACCGCTTGCTGAAGCCTATTGAATAA
- a CDS encoding flavodoxin, with amino-acid sequence MNKTLIVYYSRKGENYWNGSIKDLSKGNTEVVAEMIQEITGGDLFEVDTINPYAKDYHTCTEEAKKELQNNDRPELKGYLDSLEPYDTIFVGYPNWWGTMPMAMFTFLEHYDLSGKRILPFCTNEGSGMGNSEQDLKKICKGASVEKGLPIRGTQAANSRKTVETWVKSFG; translated from the coding sequence ATGAATAAAACATTGATCGTATATTATTCCCGGAAAGGCGAGAACTACTGGAATGGGAGCATTAAGGACTTATCAAAAGGCAATACGGAAGTCGTTGCAGAGATGATTCAGGAAATAACCGGAGGCGATTTATTTGAAGTGGATACCATAAATCCCTACGCAAAAGATTATCATACCTGCACAGAGGAAGCGAAGAAAGAACTTCAAAACAATGACAGACCGGAATTAAAAGGGTATCTGGACAGCCTTGAACCCTACGATACGATTTTCGTGGGTTATCCAAACTGGTGGGGAACGATGCCGATGGCCATGTTTACATTTTTAGAGCATTATGATTTATCTGGCAAACGGATTCTCCCCTTCTGCACCAATGAGGGCAGCGGAATGGGAAACAGTGAACAGGATTTAAAGAAAATCTGCAAAGGAGCATCGGTTGAAAAAGGACTGCCGATTCGAGGAACCCAAGCGGCTAATTCACGAAAGACAGTGGAAACATGGGTAAAAAGTTTCGGGTAA
- a CDS encoding aldo/keto reductase, with protein MKFRMLGNSDLKVFPVGLGCMGLSQSYPPFPDKKEAVSFLQEAVETGENFFDTSELYGLYANEELVGKALKPYRDRVVIATKFGWNILNGVCRGLDSRPETIRKAVEGSLKRLHTDYIDLYYQHRVDPQVAIEEVAGAVQKLMEEGKVLAWGLSEAGVQTIRRAHTIQPLAAVQSEYSMWYREPEKELIPVLEELGIGFVPFSPLGKGFLTGTIKKDAVFAENDVRHSIPRFNNQENLTANQELAEAVKQFAAERELAPSQIALAWLLHQKDWIVPIPGTKTVSRLQENMSAAYVELKEKDWNILDGILQRFPVAGNRYSESMMQMVGR; from the coding sequence ATGAAATTTCGTATGTTAGGAAATTCAGATTTGAAAGTATTTCCTGTGGGACTTGGCTGTATGGGACTGAGCCAGAGTTATCCTCCCTTCCCGGATAAAAAGGAGGCTGTTTCTTTTCTACAGGAAGCAGTGGAAACGGGAGAAAATTTCTTTGACACCTCTGAATTGTATGGACTTTATGCAAACGAGGAATTAGTGGGCAAGGCGCTGAAACCCTACCGGGATCGAGTCGTGATTGCCACGAAGTTTGGCTGGAATATCCTGAATGGAGTCTGCCGCGGTCTTGACAGCCGCCCGGAAACAATCCGCAAGGCTGTGGAAGGTTCTTTGAAGCGGCTGCACACAGACTATATTGACCTTTATTACCAGCACCGGGTCGATCCGCAGGTGGCCATTGAGGAGGTGGCTGGTGCAGTACAGAAGTTGATGGAAGAAGGGAAGGTTCTGGCATGGGGACTTTCTGAGGCAGGCGTTCAGACCATCCGCAGAGCTCATACCATTCAGCCGTTGGCTGCGGTGCAGAGCGAATATTCCATGTGGTATCGGGAACCGGAAAAGGAACTTATCCCTGTGCTGGAGGAATTGGGAATCGGATTCGTACCGTTCAGTCCCCTGGGAAAGGGTTTTCTCACCGGAACCATAAAAAAAGATGCGGTATTTGCTGAGAATGATGTCCGTCATTCCATTCCAAGATTTAATAATCAGGAAAATCTTACGGCAAATCAGGAACTGGCAGAAGCCGTAAAGCAGTTTGCTGCTGAGAGAGAACTGGCTCCATCCCAGATTGCACTGGCCTGGCTGCTTCATCAGAAGGACTGGATTGTTCCCATTCCCGGAACGAAAACCGTATCCAGACTACAGGAAAATATGAGTGCGGCCTATGTAGAGTTAAAAGAGAAAGATTGGAATATTCTTGATGGAATTCTTCAGAGATTTCCAGTAGCAGGAAACAGATATTCAGAGAGTATGATGCAGATGGTGGGACGATAG
- a CDS encoding aldo/keto reductase, with protein sequence MELRKLGTSGIKVSPIGLGCMGITHASGTPMEKKDGVEVLRKAYEMGYTFFDTAECYTGIYPSGEIAYNEEVVGEALRPIRNNIVLATKFGVQHGGNHLIMDSRPETIRTSVEGSLKRLGTNYIDLYYQHRIDPNVAPEEVAGVMEELIKEGKIRAWGISEVNEEYLRRAHAVCPVTAIQNRYSMMARWYEPLFPVAEELGISYIAFSPLGNGFLTGKYDNHTKFEEGNDFRSIMPQYTESGYEKGRELLTLLHDLAEKKYATPAQISLAWMLAKKPFIIPIPGSRKPERLKENLGAAEIVLGKEEMAEIDEKLNTMEFDVFGGH encoded by the coding sequence ATGGAACTGAGAAAATTAGGAACAAGTGGAATAAAAGTATCGCCAATAGGACTTGGCTGTATGGGAATTACTCATGCCAGCGGCACACCTATGGAGAAGAAAGACGGTGTGGAAGTGCTCAGGAAAGCTTACGAGATGGGATATACATTTTTTGATACGGCTGAGTGCTATACGGGGATTTATCCAAGCGGAGAAATTGCATATAACGAAGAAGTTGTCGGAGAGGCCCTGCGCCCGATTCGTAATAACATTGTGCTTGCTACAAAATTTGGAGTGCAGCATGGCGGGAATCATTTGATTATGGACAGCCGGCCTGAAACGATCCGTACTTCTGTGGAAGGAAGTCTAAAGCGTTTAGGAACGAATTATATCGATCTTTATTATCAGCATCGGATTGATCCCAATGTTGCACCGGAGGAAGTTGCTGGCGTAATGGAGGAACTCATCAAAGAAGGGAAAATTCGTGCATGGGGAATCTCAGAAGTGAATGAGGAATATCTGCGGCGCGCTCATGCAGTCTGCCCCGTTACGGCAATCCAGAATCGTTATTCTATGATGGCGCGTTGGTATGAACCATTGTTTCCTGTGGCAGAAGAATTGGGGATTTCCTATATTGCCTTTTCCCCGCTTGGGAATGGATTTTTGACTGGAAAATATGATAACCATACAAAATTTGAAGAAGGAAACGACTTCCGCAGTATAATGCCGCAATATACAGAGTCTGGTTATGAAAAAGGGCGTGAATTACTGACATTATTGCATGATCTGGCAGAGAAAAAATACGCAACGCCAGCACAGATTTCTCTTGCATGGATGCTGGCAAAGAAACCGTTTATCATTCCGATTCCGGGAAGCAGAAAACCGGAAAGACTAAAGGAGAATCTGGGAGCAGCAGAGATCGTTTTAGGGAAAGAAGAAATGGCAGAAATTGATGAGAAATTGAACACAATGGAGTTTGATGTGTTTGGCGGACATTAA
- a CDS encoding cupin domain-containing protein, with translation MADIKDGGQLLICTAGEGWYQEEGKEAVSLVPGSVIVIPANVKHWHGAKADSWFSHIACEIPGEECGTEWCEAVTDKEYHRL, from the coding sequence TTGGCGGACATTAAAGATGGAGGTCAGCTTTTAATCTGTACTGCGGGGGAAGGCTGGTATCAGGAAGAAGGAAAAGAGGCGGTCAGTCTGGTTCCAGGCAGTGTCATTGTGATACCTGCAAATGTAAAACACTGGCATGGCGCAAAGGCAGATAGCTGGTTTTCTCACATTGCCTGTGAGATACCCGGTGAGGAGTGCGGCACAGAATGGTGCGAAGCAGTAACGGACAAGGAATATCATCGGCTTTAA
- a CDS encoding SDR family oxidoreductase: MNTLHACQIAKRCNEKRVMAEAVKWGEKGARVNSISPGIVVTPLALDEFNGPRGDFYKNMFAKCPAGRPGTADEIANVAELLMSDKGAFITGADFLIDGGATASYFYGPLKQEQ, encoded by the coding sequence ATGAACACCCTTCATGCCTGCCAGATAGCAAAGCGGTGCAATGAAAAGCGAGTGATGGCAGAGGCTGTGAAATGGGGCGAGAAAGGCGCTCGCGTCAATTCCATTTCTCCGGGAATCGTGGTAACACCGCTGGCACTTGACGAGTTCAACGGCCCTCGTGGAGATTTCTATAAAAATATGTTTGCAAAGTGTCCGGCAGGCCGTCCGGGAACTGCAGATGAAATTGCAAATGTGGCGGAGCTTTTGATGAGTGATAAGGGCGCTTTTATTACCGGAGCAGATTTTCTGATTGACGGTGGAGCAACGGCCAGTTATTTCTATGGACCGTTAAAACAGGAACAATAA
- a CDS encoding SDR family oxidoreductase, which yields MSKTWLITGVSSGFGFEMTKLLLEAGDTVIGTVRNSEKVKALIEAYPLSFDCRILDVTDVPAIHRLVAEAFAQHGRIDVIVSNAGYGLFGCAEELNDEEISHIIATNLTGSIMLIRDSLPYLRSQKGGRIIQMSTYGGQVAYPANSMYHATKFGIEGFCEAVSQEVSQFGIGVTLVEPGGARTEFRYGSAKVAKLMPEYDSCHGFLNMLDPAQGLAPGDPVKMARRIIESVDMTPAPLRMVLGSQALSATLTRLRERVADYETQTELAASTDFPTGE from the coding sequence ATGAGTAAAACATGGCTTATTACAGGTGTTTCCAGTGGCTTTGGGTTTGAGATGACTAAACTGCTTCTGGAAGCCGGAGATACTGTCATTGGTACAGTACGGAATTCAGAAAAAGTAAAGGCGTTGATAGAAGCCTACCCGCTTTCTTTTGACTGCCGGATCTTAGATGTGACAGATGTTCCAGCGATCCATCGTCTGGTGGCAGAAGCATTTGCACAGCATGGCAGAATTGATGTCATCGTCAGCAATGCAGGCTACGGTTTATTCGGATGTGCAGAGGAACTAAACGATGAGGAGATCAGCCACATCATTGCGACGAACCTGACCGGTTCCATTATGCTGATCCGGGACAGTCTGCCCTATCTGCGGTCACAGAAAGGCGGACGCATCATCCAGATGTCTACTTACGGAGGGCAGGTGGCTTACCCTGCCAACTCCATGTACCACGCCACCAAGTTTGGGATTGAAGGATTCTGTGAAGCAGTGTCTCAGGAGGTCAGTCAGTTTGGCATCGGCGTCACGCTGGTAGAACCAGGCGGTGCGCGCACAGAGTTCCGCTATGGAAGTGCGAAGGTTGCAAAACTGATGCCGGAATACGATAGCTGTCACGGCTTCCTCAACATGCTTGATCCGGCGCAAGGGCTTGCTCCCGGTGATCCAGTGAAAATGGCACGGCGTATTATTGAGAGTGTAGATATGACTCCTGCACCGCTCCGTATGGTTCTTGGTTCCCAGGCTCTTTCGGCGACACTTACCCGTTTAAGGGAGCGTGTGGCGGATTATGAAACGCAGACAGAGCTGGCGGCTTCCACAGATTTTCCGACAGGAGAATAA